The following proteins come from a genomic window of Verrucomicrobiales bacterium:
- a CDS encoding M48 family metallopeptidase: MSESSTISTAVGECRLRRSNRRTLAISVHPDGTVELAAPKMAAVDAITAKVAKRSGWIRLQRQRFAEMNRDRLPLRYVSGASHRYLGRQYRLKVRKAEPTEVRLVGGYFLINAKSDDQDEVRALLERWFRKHAQALFAQRLSQWSEWCRARKLPEPRLSLLKMPKRWGSAQRDGRIRLNPELVRMPSICIDYVVAHEICHLRFPTHDPRFYRQLSELMPDWRKIKARLESEPL, translated from the coding sequence ATGTCTGAATCTTCGACCATCTCAACCGCTGTGGGTGAGTGCCGGCTGCGGCGGTCAAATCGACGCACTTTGGCGATCAGCGTACATCCCGATGGCACCGTCGAGCTGGCAGCTCCCAAAATGGCAGCAGTTGACGCCATCACCGCCAAAGTCGCCAAAAGGTCGGGTTGGATCAGGCTCCAGCGACAACGGTTCGCAGAGATGAATCGGGATCGCCTACCGCTTCGATATGTCAGTGGAGCCAGTCATCGCTACCTCGGCCGACAATACCGGCTCAAAGTCCGGAAGGCAGAGCCGACGGAAGTTCGCTTGGTCGGCGGGTATTTCTTGATCAACGCCAAGTCTGACGATCAGGACGAAGTGAGAGCCTTGTTGGAGCGATGGTTCCGTAAACACGCTCAAGCTCTCTTCGCGCAACGGTTATCCCAGTGGTCCGAATGGTGCCGGGCTCGAAAACTGCCGGAACCCCGCCTGAGCCTGCTCAAAATGCCCAAGCGATGGGGTAGCGCCCAGCGAGATGGTCGAATCCGGCTCAATCCGGAACTGGTCCGGATGCCCTCCATCTGCATCGACTACGTCGTGGCTCACGAAATCTGTCACCTTCGATTTCCCACCCATGACCCAAGGTTCTACCGTCAACTCTCGGAGTTGATGCCGGACTGGCGAAAGATAAAGGCGCGGCTGGAATCCGAACCGCTTTAA